A stretch of the Vitis riparia cultivar Riparia Gloire de Montpellier isolate 1030 chromosome 13, EGFV_Vit.rip_1.0, whole genome shotgun sequence genome encodes the following:
- the LOC117927773 gene encoding probable pectate lyase 4 isoform X1, with amino-acid sequence MASLPYADVDSNLRDLAGKAEGFGRLAIGGLHGPIYSVTTLADDGPGSLREGCRRQEPLWIVFEISGTINLSSYLSVSSYKTVDGRGQRIKFTGKGLRLKECEHIIICNLEFEGGRGHDVDGIQIKPNSRHIWIDRCSLHDYDDGLIDITRQSTDITVSRCYFSQHDKTMLIGADPSHIGDRCIRVTIHHCFFDGTRQRQPRVRFGKVHLYNNYTRNWSVYAVCASVESQIYSQNNIYEAGEKKVAFKYYTEMAADMEEAKSGLIRSEGDLFLNGAQSCLLTGIGEECIFHPSEYYPTWTMEMASDSLKSVLQVCTGWQAIPRPAELMTSA; translated from the exons ATGGCTTCGCTGCCCTACGCCGATGTCGATTCCAACCTCAGAGATCTCGCCGGAAAGGCTGAGGGATTCGGCCGATTGGCCATCGGCGGCCTCCATGGCCCCATCTATTCCGTCACTACATTGGCCG ATGATGGACCAGGATCACTTCGTGAGGGCTGCCGTAGACAAGAACCACTTTGGattgtttttgaaatttcagGCACCATTAATCTTTCATCCTACTTGAGTGTATCATCTTATAAGACGGTTGATGGCCGGGGCCAAAGGATAAAGTTCACAGGCAAGGGCCTGAGACTCAAAGAATGTGAGCACATAATCATATGCAACCTGGAATTTGAAGGTGGTAGAGGACATGATGTTGATGGCAttcaaataaaaccaaattctAGACACATATGGATAGACCGATGCAGCCTGCATGATTATGATGATGGACTTATAGATATCACCCGCCAAAGCACAGATATTACAGTTTCTAG ATGTTACTTCTCACAACATGACAAGACAATGCTTATTGGAGCAGACCCTTCTCACATTGGGGACAGATGCATCCGGGTGACCATTCACCATTGTTTTTTTGATGGAACGCGGCAAAGGCAGCCTCGTGTTAGGTTTGGAAAAGTTCATCTGTATAACAATTACACCAGAAATTGGAGTGTGTATGCTGTTTGTGCTAGTGTTGAATCACAG ATATACTCCCAAAACAACATCTATGAAGCAGGAGAGAAGAAAGTggcttttaaatattatacagaGATG GCAGCAGACATGGAGGAGGCAAAGTCTGGATTAATAAGGTCTGAAGGGGACTTGTTCCTGAATGGAGCTCAATCATGCTTATTAACAGGAATTGGTGAAGAATGCATATTCCATCCAAGTGAATATTACCCGACATGGACGATGGAAATGGCCTCAGATTCTCTGAAAAGTGTGCTCCAAGTTTGTACCGGTTGGCAAGCCATTCCCAGGCCAGCAGAGCTAATGACAAGTGCATAG
- the LOC117927773 gene encoding probable pectate lyase 4 isoform X2 — MASLPYADVDSNLRDLAGKAEGFGRLAIGGLHGPIYSVTTLADDGPGSLREGCRRQEPLWIVFEISGTINLSSYLSVSSYKTVDGRGQRIKFTGKGLRLKECEHIIICNLEFEGGRGHDVDGIQIKPNSRHIWIDRCSLHDYDDGLIDITRQSTDITVSRCYFSQHDKTMLIGADPSHIGDRCIRVTIHHCFFDGTRQRQPRVRFGKVHLYNNYTRNWSVYAVCASVESQIYSQNNIYEAGEKKVAFKYYTEMIFCWWPLTMFDSTSGCYDTLDRQQTWRRQSLD, encoded by the exons ATGGCTTCGCTGCCCTACGCCGATGTCGATTCCAACCTCAGAGATCTCGCCGGAAAGGCTGAGGGATTCGGCCGATTGGCCATCGGCGGCCTCCATGGCCCCATCTATTCCGTCACTACATTGGCCG ATGATGGACCAGGATCACTTCGTGAGGGCTGCCGTAGACAAGAACCACTTTGGattgtttttgaaatttcagGCACCATTAATCTTTCATCCTACTTGAGTGTATCATCTTATAAGACGGTTGATGGCCGGGGCCAAAGGATAAAGTTCACAGGCAAGGGCCTGAGACTCAAAGAATGTGAGCACATAATCATATGCAACCTGGAATTTGAAGGTGGTAGAGGACATGATGTTGATGGCAttcaaataaaaccaaattctAGACACATATGGATAGACCGATGCAGCCTGCATGATTATGATGATGGACTTATAGATATCACCCGCCAAAGCACAGATATTACAGTTTCTAG ATGTTACTTCTCACAACATGACAAGACAATGCTTATTGGAGCAGACCCTTCTCACATTGGGGACAGATGCATCCGGGTGACCATTCACCATTGTTTTTTTGATGGAACGCGGCAAAGGCAGCCTCGTGTTAGGTTTGGAAAAGTTCATCTGTATAACAATTACACCAGAAATTGGAGTGTGTATGCTGTTTGTGCTAGTGTTGAATCACAG ATATACTCCCAAAACAACATCTATGAAGCAGGAGAGAAGAAAGTggcttttaaatattatacagaGATG ATTTTTTGCTGGTGGCCATTAACAATGTTTGATTCAACTTCCGGTTGTTATGACACTCTTGATAGGCAGCAGACATGGAGGAGGCAAAGTCTGGATTAA
- the LOC117927773 gene encoding probable pectate lyase 4 isoform X4, with translation MASLPYADVDSNLRDLAGKAEGFGRLAIGGLHGPIYSVTTLADDGPGSLREGCRRQEPLWIVFEISGTINLSSYLSVSSYKTVDGRGQRIKFTGKGLRLKECEHIIICNLEFEGGRGHDVDGIQIKPNSRHIWIDRCSLHDYDDGLIDITRQSTDITVSRCYFSQHDKTMLIGADPSHIGDRCIRVTIHHCFFDGTRQRQPRVRFGKVHLYNNYTRNWSVYAVCASVESQIYSQNNIYEAGEKKVAFKYYTEMTDFLLVAINNV, from the exons ATGGCTTCGCTGCCCTACGCCGATGTCGATTCCAACCTCAGAGATCTCGCCGGAAAGGCTGAGGGATTCGGCCGATTGGCCATCGGCGGCCTCCATGGCCCCATCTATTCCGTCACTACATTGGCCG ATGATGGACCAGGATCACTTCGTGAGGGCTGCCGTAGACAAGAACCACTTTGGattgtttttgaaatttcagGCACCATTAATCTTTCATCCTACTTGAGTGTATCATCTTATAAGACGGTTGATGGCCGGGGCCAAAGGATAAAGTTCACAGGCAAGGGCCTGAGACTCAAAGAATGTGAGCACATAATCATATGCAACCTGGAATTTGAAGGTGGTAGAGGACATGATGTTGATGGCAttcaaataaaaccaaattctAGACACATATGGATAGACCGATGCAGCCTGCATGATTATGATGATGGACTTATAGATATCACCCGCCAAAGCACAGATATTACAGTTTCTAG ATGTTACTTCTCACAACATGACAAGACAATGCTTATTGGAGCAGACCCTTCTCACATTGGGGACAGATGCATCCGGGTGACCATTCACCATTGTTTTTTTGATGGAACGCGGCAAAGGCAGCCTCGTGTTAGGTTTGGAAAAGTTCATCTGTATAACAATTACACCAGAAATTGGAGTGTGTATGCTGTTTGTGCTAGTGTTGAATCACAG ATATACTCCCAAAACAACATCTATGAAGCAGGAGAGAAGAAAGTggcttttaaatattatacagaGATG ACAGATTTTTTGCTGGTGGCCATTAACAATGTTTGA
- the LOC117927773 gene encoding probable pectate lyase 4 isoform X3 produces MASLPYADVDSNLRDLAGKAEGFGRLAIGGLHGPIYSVTTLADDGPGSLREGCRRQEPLWIVFEISGTINLSSYLSVSSYKTVDGRGQRIKFTGKGLRLKECEHIIICNLEFEGGRGHDVDGIQIKPNSRHIWIDRCSLHDYDDGLIDITRQSTDITVSRCYFSQHDKTMLIGADPSHIGDRCIRVTIHHCFFDGTRQRQPRVRFGKVHLYNNYTRNWSVYAVCASVESQIYSQNNIYEAGEKKVAFKYYTEMLCASISPSGQCRRHF; encoded by the exons ATGGCTTCGCTGCCCTACGCCGATGTCGATTCCAACCTCAGAGATCTCGCCGGAAAGGCTGAGGGATTCGGCCGATTGGCCATCGGCGGCCTCCATGGCCCCATCTATTCCGTCACTACATTGGCCG ATGATGGACCAGGATCACTTCGTGAGGGCTGCCGTAGACAAGAACCACTTTGGattgtttttgaaatttcagGCACCATTAATCTTTCATCCTACTTGAGTGTATCATCTTATAAGACGGTTGATGGCCGGGGCCAAAGGATAAAGTTCACAGGCAAGGGCCTGAGACTCAAAGAATGTGAGCACATAATCATATGCAACCTGGAATTTGAAGGTGGTAGAGGACATGATGTTGATGGCAttcaaataaaaccaaattctAGACACATATGGATAGACCGATGCAGCCTGCATGATTATGATGATGGACTTATAGATATCACCCGCCAAAGCACAGATATTACAGTTTCTAG ATGTTACTTCTCACAACATGACAAGACAATGCTTATTGGAGCAGACCCTTCTCACATTGGGGACAGATGCATCCGGGTGACCATTCACCATTGTTTTTTTGATGGAACGCGGCAAAGGCAGCCTCGTGTTAGGTTTGGAAAAGTTCATCTGTATAACAATTACACCAGAAATTGGAGTGTGTATGCTGTTTGTGCTAGTGTTGAATCACAG ATATACTCCCAAAACAACATCTATGAAGCAGGAGAGAAGAAAGTggcttttaaatattatacagaGATG CTTTGTGCTTCGATTTCTCCAAGTGGGCAATGCCGCAGACATTTTTGA